One part of the Rutidosis leptorrhynchoides isolate AG116_Rl617_1_P2 chromosome 1, CSIRO_AGI_Rlap_v1, whole genome shotgun sequence genome encodes these proteins:
- the LOC139870365 gene encoding uncharacterized protein, translating into MEVIATFSYSRDQDLFKFGRLLSHQMFVSLQLTEVTKMMITPPTMITMSDYSYSFNKLAGDSSELWSTLPLLQALLPVLLG; encoded by the exons ATGGAAGTTATAGCTACTTTTTCATACTCAA GAGATCAAGACCTTTTCAAATTTGGAAGGCTTCTTAGTCATCAAATGTTTGTAAGTCTCCAACTGACCGAG GTAACCAAGATGATGATTACACCACCGACGATGATTACAATGAGTGATTACAGTTACTCCTTTAA CAAATTGGCTGGAGACAGTTCTGAGTTATGGTCTACATTGCCACTCCTACAAGCTTTATTGCCAG TCTTGCTTGGATAA